The following proteins come from a genomic window of Nocardiopsis sp. YSL2:
- the sufD gene encoding Fe-S cluster assembly protein SufD, with protein MTSPNTEPKAHSHGLGEIPFSKLATHGSFDVNDFPVPGGREEVWRFTPLRRLKGLHDGTAVADGTDKVDIDAPEGVTVEQVGRDDARLGTAGFPADRVTAQAYTSFEQATVITVAQSTALERPVVINREAQGGTRYDQFVIDVKPLAEAVVVLNQTGGGVRAGSVDVHVGEGARLTLVSVQDWDRDAVDVSQHNTQVDKDGTYKSIVITLGGDLVRLSPKVAYKGRGANAELHGLYFTGDGQHHEHRSLIDHNMSHTRSRVEYKGALSGKGAHGVWIGDVIIGEGTTGTDSYEHNRNLQLTDDTRVDSVPNLEIFTGEVEGAGHAAASGRLDDIHLFYLRSRGIPEDEARRLVIRGYFLELINRIPVEELREEIMAKVEQKLAAHE; from the coding sequence TTGACCAGCCCCAACACCGAACCCAAGGCCCACAGCCACGGCCTCGGGGAGATCCCGTTCTCCAAGTTGGCGACCCACGGGTCCTTCGACGTGAACGACTTCCCCGTCCCGGGCGGCCGTGAGGAGGTGTGGCGGTTCACCCCGCTGCGCCGCCTCAAGGGCCTGCACGACGGCACCGCCGTCGCCGACGGCACCGACAAGGTCGACATCGACGCCCCTGAGGGCGTCACCGTCGAGCAGGTCGGCCGCGACGACGCGCGCCTGGGCACGGCCGGCTTCCCCGCCGACCGCGTCACGGCGCAGGCCTACACCTCCTTCGAGCAGGCCACGGTCATCACGGTCGCGCAGAGCACCGCGCTCGAGCGCCCCGTCGTGATCAACCGGGAGGCCCAGGGCGGCACCCGCTACGACCAGTTCGTCATCGACGTCAAGCCGCTGGCCGAGGCCGTCGTGGTCCTCAACCAGACCGGCGGCGGTGTGCGCGCGGGCAGCGTGGACGTCCACGTCGGCGAGGGCGCGCGGCTGACCCTGGTCAGCGTGCAGGACTGGGACCGCGACGCCGTCGACGTCTCCCAGCACAACACGCAGGTCGACAAGGACGGCACGTACAAGTCGATCGTGATCACGCTCGGCGGCGACCTGGTCCGGCTCTCCCCGAAGGTGGCCTACAAGGGGCGCGGCGCCAACGCCGAGCTCCACGGCCTGTACTTCACCGGCGACGGCCAGCACCACGAGCACCGTTCGCTCATCGACCACAACATGTCGCACACCCGCTCGCGCGTGGAGTACAAGGGCGCGCTCAGCGGCAAGGGCGCGCACGGCGTGTGGATCGGTGACGTGATCATCGGCGAGGGCACGACCGGGACCGACTCCTACGAGCACAACCGGAACCTCCAGCTCACCGACGACACCCGTGTCGACTCGGTGCCGAACCTGGAGATCTTCACCGGCGAGGTGGAGGGTGCCGGGCACGCCGCCGCCAGCGGACGGCTCGACGACATCCACCTGTTCTACCTCCGCTCGCGCGGCATCCCGGAGGACGAGGCCCGCCGCCTGGTCATCCGCGGCTACTTCCTGGAGCTCATCAACCGGATCCCGGTCGAGGAACTGCGTGAGGAGATCATGGCCAAGGTCGAGCAGAAGCTGGCCGCGCATGAGTGA
- the sufB gene encoding Fe-S cluster assembly protein SufB → MTSIAHPELEGIGTYEYGWSDSDAAGSNARRGLNEDVVLDISSKKSEPEWMTKLRLKSLRLFDKKPMPNWGADLSKIDFDNIKYFVRSTEKQATSWEDLPEDIKNTYDRLGIPEAEKQRLVAGVAAQYESEVVYHQIREDLEEQGVLFLDTDTALKEHPEIFEEYFGSVIPPGDNKFAALNTAVWSGGSFIYVPKNVHVEIPLQAYFRINTENMGQFERTLIIVDEGAYVHYVEGCTAPIYKSDSLHSAVVEIIVKKNARCRYTTIQNWSNNVFNLVTKRAVAEEGATMEWIDGNIGSQVTMKYPAVYLMGEHAKGETLSIAFAGEGQHQDTGSKMVHCAPNTSSTIVSKSVARGGGRASYRGLVQVQEGADHAKSSVKCDALLIDTISRSDTYPYNDLREDDAELAHEATVSKVSEDQLFYLMSRGMDEDEAMAMIVRGFVEPIARELPMEYALELNRLIELQMEGAVG, encoded by the coding sequence ATGACGTCTATCGCGCACCCCGAACTCGAGGGGATCGGAACATATGAGTACGGCTGGTCCGACTCCGACGCGGCCGGGTCGAACGCCCGCCGGGGGCTGAACGAGGACGTCGTCCTCGACATCTCTTCGAAGAAGAGCGAGCCGGAGTGGATGACCAAGCTCCGCCTCAAGTCGCTGAGGCTCTTCGACAAGAAGCCCATGCCCAACTGGGGCGCGGACCTGTCCAAGATCGACTTCGACAACATCAAGTACTTCGTGCGGTCCACGGAGAAGCAGGCCACCTCCTGGGAGGACCTGCCCGAGGACATCAAGAACACCTACGACCGGCTCGGCATCCCCGAGGCGGAGAAGCAGCGCCTGGTCGCCGGTGTCGCCGCGCAGTACGAGTCCGAGGTCGTCTACCACCAGATCCGTGAGGACCTGGAGGAGCAGGGCGTCCTCTTCCTGGACACCGACACCGCGCTCAAGGAGCACCCGGAGATCTTCGAGGAGTACTTCGGCTCGGTGATCCCGCCCGGCGACAACAAGTTCGCCGCGCTCAACACCGCCGTGTGGAGCGGTGGATCCTTCATCTACGTTCCCAAGAACGTGCACGTGGAGATCCCGCTCCAGGCCTACTTCCGGATCAACACCGAGAACATGGGCCAGTTCGAGCGGACGCTGATCATCGTCGACGAGGGCGCCTACGTCCACTACGTCGAGGGCTGCACCGCGCCGATCTACAAGTCGGACTCGCTGCACTCCGCGGTCGTCGAGATCATCGTCAAGAAGAACGCCCGCTGCCGGTACACGACCATCCAGAACTGGTCGAACAACGTCTTCAACCTGGTCACCAAGCGCGCCGTCGCCGAAGAGGGCGCGACCATGGAGTGGATCGACGGCAACATCGGTTCCCAGGTCACCATGAAGTACCCGGCCGTCTACCTGATGGGCGAGCACGCCAAGGGCGAGACCCTGTCGATCGCCTTCGCGGGCGAGGGCCAGCACCAGGACACCGGTTCCAAGATGGTGCACTGCGCGCCCAACACCTCCTCCACCATCGTCTCCAAGTCGGTGGCACGCGGCGGGGGCCGGGCCTCCTACCGGGGACTGGTCCAGGTCCAGGAAGGGGCCGACCACGCCAAGTCGTCGGTCAAGTGCGACGCGCTGCTGATCGACACGATCAGCCGTTCGGACACCTACCCCTACAACGACCTGCGCGAGGACGACGCCGAGCTCGCCCACGAGGCGACCGTCTCCAAGGTCAGCGAGGACCAGCTCTTCTACCTGATGAGCCGGGGCATGGACGAGGACGAGGCCATGGCCATGATCGTGCGCGGGTTCGTCGAGCCCATCGCGCGCGAGCTGCCCATGGAGTACGCGCTGGAACTGAACCGGCTGATCGAGCTGCAGATGGAAGGAGCGGTTGGTTAA
- a CDS encoding metalloregulator ArsR/SmtB family transcription factor, whose translation MPHATSVPSPLSGPERGAETGTRARVARLILEKGPITASDLGERLGLTPAGIRRHLDNLTSEGLVEARDARPHGGRRRRGRPARVFAITEAGRDHFVHAYDDLASSALRFLADTVGPEAVAEFARSQVADLERRYKPQLDAVPQEQRVRLLAEALSNDGYAATAGQAPAPGGGDQLCQHHCPVAHVAAEFPQLCEAEVEAFARLLGTPVRRLATIAHGDGVCTTHVTPRGDGAGGETGTPVSKAIRQAAGGGSQHQTDD comes from the coding sequence GTGCCGCACGCGACCAGTGTGCCCAGCCCGCTGTCCGGCCCCGAACGCGGTGCCGAGACCGGAACCCGTGCCCGGGTCGCCCGTCTGATCCTGGAGAAGGGGCCGATCACCGCCTCCGACCTCGGAGAACGGCTCGGCCTCACCCCGGCCGGCATCCGCCGCCACCTCGACAACCTGACCAGTGAGGGCCTGGTGGAGGCCCGCGACGCCCGGCCCCACGGCGGACGCCGCCGCAGGGGACGGCCGGCGCGCGTCTTCGCCATCACCGAGGCGGGGCGGGACCACTTCGTTCACGCCTACGACGATCTGGCCTCCAGCGCCCTGCGCTTCCTGGCGGACACCGTCGGGCCCGAGGCCGTCGCCGAGTTCGCGCGGAGCCAGGTCGCCGACCTGGAGCGGCGCTACAAGCCCCAGCTGGACGCCGTTCCCCAGGAACAGCGGGTCCGGTTGCTGGCCGAGGCGCTCTCCAACGACGGCTACGCCGCCACCGCGGGCCAGGCGCCCGCACCCGGGGGTGGCGACCAGCTGTGCCAGCACCACTGCCCTGTCGCGCACGTGGCCGCGGAGTTCCCGCAACTCTGTGAGGCCGAGGTCGAGGCCTTCGCGCGACTGTTGGGCACCCCGGTGCGCAGGTTGGCCACCATCGCCCACGGCGACGGTGTGTGCACCACGCACGTCACCCCTCGGGGAGACGGGGCGGGCGGGGAGACCGGCACCCCCGTGAGCAAGGCCATCCGCCAGGCGGCGGGTGGAGGATCGCAACACCAAACGGACGACTGA
- a CDS encoding ABC transporter ATP-binding protein, protein MDTAAVEVVDLVKRYGATTAVTGLSFTARRGAVTALLGPNGAGKTSTIEICEGFRVRNGGKVRVLGLDPVADATALKPRVGVMPQSGGVPTGARAAEWLRLMASFHASPIEPRLLMERLGLTSVSSTPFRRLSGGQQQRLSLACAVVGRPELVFLDEPTAGLDPQARRATWDLVAALRAAGVAVILSTHHMEEAERLADHVVVIDRGAVVAQGSPAELTEDRREVCFRAAGPVDTAALGAALPAGSRVGATEAADGRREYVVTTDDPDDLGPEFLATVTAWCASAGLLAEDLRVRRRTLEDVFLELTGRELRD, encoded by the coding sequence ATGGACACAGCCGCGGTCGAGGTCGTCGACCTGGTCAAGCGCTACGGCGCCACCACCGCCGTGACGGGGCTCAGCTTCACCGCCCGCCGGGGCGCGGTGACGGCGCTGCTCGGCCCCAACGGCGCGGGCAAGACGAGCACCATCGAGATCTGCGAGGGGTTCCGCGTCCGCAACGGCGGGAAGGTGCGCGTGCTGGGCCTGGACCCCGTCGCCGACGCCACCGCGCTCAAGCCCCGGGTCGGTGTGATGCCCCAGTCCGGCGGAGTGCCCACGGGCGCCCGGGCCGCCGAGTGGCTGCGCCTGATGGCCTCCTTCCACGCCAGCCCGATCGAGCCCCGGCTGCTGATGGAGCGGCTCGGCCTGACCTCCGTGTCCTCGACCCCCTTCCGCCGCCTGTCCGGCGGCCAGCAGCAGCGCCTGTCCCTGGCCTGCGCGGTCGTGGGCCGACCCGAACTGGTCTTCCTGGACGAGCCGACCGCCGGGCTCGACCCGCAGGCCCGCAGGGCCACCTGGGACCTGGTCGCGGCCCTGCGCGCGGCCGGCGTGGCGGTGATCCTGTCCACGCACCACATGGAGGAGGCCGAGCGCCTGGCCGACCACGTGGTGGTCATCGACCGCGGCGCCGTCGTCGCCCAGGGGTCGCCGGCCGAACTCACCGAGGACCGCCGCGAGGTGTGCTTCCGGGCGGCGGGCCCCGTGGACACCGCGGCGCTGGGCGCCGCGCTGCCCGCGGGCAGCCGGGTGGGCGCCACCGAGGCGGCCGACGGCCGGCGCGAGTACGTGGTCACCACCGACGACCCCGACGACCTGGGCCCGGAGTTCCTGGCCACGGTCACCGCCTGGTGCGCCTCGGCCGGGCTGCTGGCCGAGGACCTGCGCGTCCGGCGGCGTACCCTCGAAGACGTCTTCCTCGAACTCACCGGCCGGGAACTGCGGGACTGA
- a CDS encoding ABC transporter permease yields MTEHTSSTSIPTPASDGGTPPDDVALFTPAPGAAPLWRMVAAQAGLELRVMLRHGEQFLLTMVIPVLLLVGFSLTTVLDVGEGPRVDALTPGVLALAVMSTSFTGLAIGTGFERRYGVLKRLGATPLSRFGLLGAKTLAVLAVQAIQITVLCAVALALGWSPALGAGTAAASLLLVLLATAAFSSLALLMAGTLRAEATLAGANLVYVLMLGLGGVLFPTSSFPGPVENAVALLPITALSSGLRTALTDGSLPGLGVYAVLAVWVLAAGLLAGRLFRWD; encoded by the coding sequence ATGACCGAGCACACCTCCAGCACCTCCATTCCGACGCCCGCGTCGGACGGCGGCACCCCGCCGGACGACGTCGCGCTGTTCACTCCGGCTCCGGGAGCGGCTCCGCTGTGGCGCATGGTCGCCGCGCAGGCGGGCCTGGAACTGCGGGTGATGCTGCGCCACGGCGAGCAGTTCCTGCTGACCATGGTCATCCCCGTCCTGCTCCTGGTGGGCTTCAGCCTGACCACGGTCCTGGACGTGGGCGAGGGCCCGCGGGTGGACGCCCTGACCCCCGGCGTGCTGGCGCTGGCGGTCATGTCGACGTCGTTCACCGGCCTGGCCATCGGCACCGGCTTCGAGCGGCGCTACGGCGTGCTCAAGCGCCTGGGCGCGACGCCGCTGTCCCGGTTCGGGCTGCTGGGCGCCAAGACGCTGGCGGTGCTGGCGGTCCAGGCCATCCAGATCACCGTCCTGTGCGCGGTGGCGCTGGCACTGGGCTGGTCGCCCGCGCTCGGTGCGGGCACGGCGGCCGCGTCCCTGCTCCTGGTCCTGCTGGCCACCGCCGCGTTCAGCTCGCTGGCCCTGCTGATGGCGGGAACCCTGCGGGCGGAGGCGACGCTGGCGGGCGCGAACCTGGTGTACGTGCTCATGCTGGGGCTGGGCGGGGTGCTCTTCCCCACCAGCAGCTTCCCCGGGCCCGTGGAGAACGCGGTGGCGCTGCTGCCGATCACCGCGCTGAGCTCGGGGCTGCGCACCGCTCTGACCGACGGCTCCCTGCCCGGCCTGGGGGTGTACGCGGTCCTCGCCGTGTGGGTGCTCGCGGCGGGCCTGCTGGCCGGCCGCCTGTTCCGCTGGGACTGA
- a CDS encoding inositol monophosphatase family protein, protein MAIDMDAVTKVLREAAETAVLPRFRSLSDGEVAEKSPGEIVTVADREAEELIAPRLRAIADAPVVGEEAASADPSLVEVLRTEPLVWLVDPLDGTRNFVRGSTDFAVMAALVRRGRTVASWIVRPTEGRTYVAELGSGAWCDGTRLRRAPAPTDPARMRGAVLSRFLGPAARARVSAAEPRFAELGSGAHCAGVDYPRLVEGGLDFVLFHRTLPWDHAPGTLLLTEAGGVARRPDGSVYRPDDDRVGLLDAADPDSWESARSLLT, encoded by the coding sequence ATGGCGATCGATATGGACGCGGTGACCAAGGTGCTGCGCGAGGCCGCCGAGACGGCCGTCCTGCCCCGCTTCCGTTCCCTGAGCGACGGCGAGGTGGCGGAGAAGTCCCCCGGCGAGATCGTGACGGTGGCCGACCGCGAGGCCGAGGAGCTGATCGCGCCGCGCCTGCGTGCGATCGCCGACGCCCCCGTCGTGGGCGAGGAGGCCGCGTCCGCCGACCCCTCCCTGGTCGAGGTGCTGCGCACCGAGCCCCTGGTCTGGCTCGTCGATCCCCTGGACGGGACCCGGAACTTCGTGCGCGGCAGCACCGACTTCGCCGTCATGGCCGCGCTGGTGCGCCGGGGCCGGACGGTGGCCTCGTGGATCGTGCGCCCCACCGAGGGCCGCACCTACGTCGCCGAGCTCGGCTCCGGAGCCTGGTGCGACGGCACGAGGCTGCGCCGCGCACCCGCGCCCACCGATCCCGCCCGGATGCGGGGCGCCGTCCTCAGCCGGTTCCTGGGCCCGGCCGCGCGTGCGCGCGTGTCCGCCGCCGAGCCGCGGTTCGCCGAGCTGGGCTCGGGGGCGCACTGCGCGGGGGTCGACTACCCGCGCCTGGTCGAGGGCGGTCTGGACTTCGTGCTGTTCCACCGGACGCTGCCGTGGGACCACGCCCCCGGGACGCTGCTGCTCACCGAGGCGGGCGGCGTGGCGCGGCGCCCGGACGGCTCGGTCTACCGGCCCGACGACGACCGGGTGGGCCTGCTCGACGCCGCCGACCCCGACTCCTGGGAGTCGGCCCGGTCGCTCCTGACCTGA
- a CDS encoding RICIN domain-containing protein, whose translation MSRRRARVPRTYDEAFAPRWPMVAGAAALLLIVLIVGYVSGRFMADGAEPEDSALTVESGILVEPPGGPEEEAEPEEEEEEEPEPAHPAGIDPEVVYVLQNVHGDRVLDVAQAATANGAATHLWDRHDQENQQWRFVPVEDGYYEIEGVGSGKVLEIAAGGGPGATLLSRTGDPHQHWAPVEVGDGVVRLVNRATSQALEAQGGSPDNGTAVVQAPDGGHAHQQWRLLPLG comes from the coding sequence ATGTCCCGACGCCGCGCACGCGTCCCCCGCACGTACGACGAGGCGTTCGCGCCCCGGTGGCCGATGGTCGCCGGGGCGGCGGCTCTGCTGTTGATCGTGCTCATCGTCGGCTACGTCTCGGGCCGGTTCATGGCGGACGGGGCCGAGCCGGAGGATTCCGCGCTGACCGTGGAGTCCGGCATCCTGGTCGAGCCCCCCGGCGGCCCCGAGGAGGAGGCCGAACCCGAGGAGGAAGAGGAAGAGGAGCCGGAGCCCGCCCATCCGGCCGGGATCGACCCGGAAGTCGTCTACGTCCTGCAGAACGTGCACGGGGACCGCGTCCTGGACGTCGCGCAGGCCGCCACCGCCAACGGCGCCGCCACCCACCTGTGGGACCGCCACGACCAGGAGAACCAGCAGTGGAGGTTCGTCCCGGTGGAGGACGGCTACTACGAGATCGAGGGAGTGGGCAGCGGCAAGGTCCTGGAGATCGCCGCGGGCGGCGGCCCCGGGGCCACGCTCCTGTCCCGCACGGGCGACCCCCACCAGCACTGGGCGCCGGTCGAAGTCGGTGACGGCGTGGTCCGGCTCGTCAACCGGGCGACCTCACAGGCGCTGGAGGCCCAGGGCGGTTCGCCCGACAACGGTACGGCGGTCGTCCAGGCGCCCGACGGCGGCCACGCCCACCAGCAGTGGCGCCTGCTGCCCCTGGGCTGA
- a CDS encoding DMT family transporter: MSPRDTPASTFSLRTAAEAIPPTWLVMVGILSVQTGAGVAKNLFEVLPPAAVVWLRLLTSAVLLVLVARPALRARTRGDWMVVIGYGVALASMNLFIYQAFARIPLGIAVTIEYLGPLAIAILGSRRRIDLLWAGLAGLGVVALGLESGEMDPLGILFAVLAAAAWAGYIMLSAATGSRFSGASGLAIASVVGVVLLAPLGVAEGGASLLDPRLLLFGLAVGVLSSVVPYSLELSALRRMPPRVFGVLMSLQPAAAALVGLVLLGELLTVWQWLAVACVIAASAGSTRTSAKRAREGEETERTPRRDG; this comes from the coding sequence ATGAGTCCCCGCGACACTCCCGCGTCCACGTTCTCCCTGCGCACGGCCGCCGAGGCGATCCCGCCGACCTGGCTGGTCATGGTCGGCATCCTCTCGGTGCAGACCGGCGCGGGCGTGGCCAAGAACCTGTTCGAGGTCCTGCCCCCGGCCGCGGTCGTGTGGCTGCGCCTGCTGACCTCGGCGGTGCTCCTGGTCCTGGTCGCACGCCCCGCCCTACGGGCGCGCACACGTGGGGACTGGATGGTCGTCATCGGCTACGGTGTCGCGCTGGCCTCGATGAACCTCTTCATCTACCAGGCCTTCGCCCGTATCCCGCTGGGCATCGCGGTCACCATCGAGTACCTGGGGCCGCTGGCCATCGCGATCCTGGGCTCGCGGCGCCGCATCGACCTGCTGTGGGCCGGCCTGGCCGGGCTGGGCGTGGTCGCGCTGGGGCTGGAGTCGGGCGAGATGGACCCGCTGGGCATCCTGTTCGCGGTCCTGGCCGCGGCCGCCTGGGCGGGCTACATCATGCTCAGCGCCGCCACCGGGAGCAGGTTCAGCGGCGCGTCGGGGCTGGCCATCGCGAGTGTCGTGGGCGTCGTGCTCCTGGCACCGCTGGGCGTGGCCGAGGGCGGGGCGTCATTGCTGGACCCGCGACTGCTGCTGTTCGGACTGGCGGTGGGCGTGCTGTCGTCGGTGGTCCCCTACTCGCTGGAGCTGAGCGCGCTGCGCCGGATGCCGCCGCGCGTGTTCGGCGTCCTGATGAGCCTGCAGCCGGCCGCCGCCGCGCTCGTGGGCCTGGTCCTGCTGGGCGAACTGCTGACGGTGTGGCAGTGGCTCGCGGTCGCGTGCGTCATCGCCGCCAGCGCCGGTTCGACGCGCACTTCGGCCAAGCGCGCACGCGAGGGCGAGGAGACCGAGAGGACCCCCCGCCGGGACGGGTGA
- a CDS encoding heme A synthase translates to MFASPAAASTATTTVPPLAAEDIVLLGMPLWGWQIALAVLGVLVLAVLARTIWTPTVRSLRAWALGNIVVNAGIAVTGATVRVTSSGLGCSEWPKCTPDSFVPIGTEHAALNAAIEFGNRTLTFLVLAVGVITLIAVLRMTPRRRDLTRLAVIIPFGVLGQGVVGGITVWTDLHPASVATHFLLSMVVTFLAVALYVRCQEPEGTPRISVGPMLHTLSVGLVVVGFLLLIAGTVVTGTGPHGGDAEAPRWGLDLAMVTRVHSSLAWLTLLGALAATVIAFRTGTRRPVRMSSVALLTVVLLQGVVGYAQYALALPESLVVLHVLGSTVTWVAISRLYFATSRLVPPGTPLSADPAMEDPAGRDGERSPAEPASGL, encoded by the coding sequence ATGTTTGCATCCCCGGCCGCAGCGTCGACGGCCACGACCACGGTTCCCCCTCTCGCGGCCGAGGACATCGTCCTCCTCGGTATGCCCCTGTGGGGCTGGCAGATCGCCCTGGCCGTCCTCGGTGTCCTGGTGCTCGCCGTGCTGGCGCGCACGATCTGGACCCCCACCGTCCGCTCGCTGCGGGCCTGGGCCCTGGGCAACATCGTCGTCAACGCCGGGATCGCCGTCACCGGCGCCACCGTGCGCGTGACCTCCTCCGGTCTGGGCTGCTCCGAGTGGCCCAAGTGCACGCCGGACAGCTTCGTCCCGATCGGCACCGAGCACGCCGCGCTCAACGCCGCGATCGAGTTCGGCAACCGGACACTGACCTTCCTCGTGCTCGCGGTCGGCGTCATCACCCTGATCGCGGTCCTGCGGATGACTCCGCGACGCCGCGACCTGACCCGGCTGGCCGTGATCATCCCGTTCGGCGTCCTGGGCCAGGGCGTGGTCGGCGGCATCACCGTGTGGACCGACCTGCACCCCGCCTCCGTGGCCACGCACTTCCTGCTGTCCATGGTGGTGACGTTCCTCGCCGTGGCGCTGTACGTGCGCTGCCAGGAGCCGGAGGGCACCCCGAGGATCTCCGTCGGCCCCATGCTGCACACCCTCAGCGTCGGCCTGGTCGTGGTCGGCTTCCTGCTGCTGATCGCGGGCACGGTGGTCACCGGCACCGGGCCGCACGGCGGTGACGCCGAGGCGCCGCGCTGGGGCCTGGACCTGGCCATGGTCACGCGCGTCCACTCGTCCCTGGCCTGGCTGACCCTGCTGGGCGCCCTCGCGGCGACCGTGATCGCCTTCCGCACCGGCACCCGCCGCCCGGTCCGGATGAGCAGTGTGGCCCTGCTCACGGTGGTCCTGCTCCAGGGCGTGGTGGGCTACGCGCAGTACGCCCTGGCCCTGCCCGAGTCGCTCGTGGTCCTGCACGTGCTCGGCTCGACCGTCACGTGGGTGGCGATCTCGCGCCTGTACTTCGCCACCAGCCGCCTGGTGCCGCCCGGCACACCGCTCAGCGCGGACCCTGCCATGGAGGACCCGGCTGGCCGTGACGGGGAACGTAGTCCTGCTGAGCCCGCGTCTGGGCTATGA
- a CDS encoding PrsW family intramembrane metalloprotease: MPRLDSKAILQGRRSRYSMTLILGTTVSVVCLVGMLVYLWLLALAGGEAAGIDGATGFAVAVAAAVVPVTILVPLILMLDRIEPEPGQVLFFAFVWGAGVAVLVSLVLNTWGQVNVAVPLFGQDLGDYLTTSLVAPVVEESAKGVVLLILLWRRRQELDSLTDGVIYAGMVATGFAFTENILYFLTAFFDGTLVATFAIRGLVAPFGHPIYTAMIGIGVAYAAMRTGALRMAAPFVGWVVAVALHGMWNGSTYFGWYGLGVAYLVLFVVLVGLLVTARNDRRSQIGAISRYLPPYIPTGLVTPADITMLSSMQGRRRARDWAARNAGRRGRAAMKEYQLAATELALLHRKLDTGVPREDWKVRRDSFLALMHVARDAFLGRAPQPVAPAWTERPHDSGFLRRSDFAHVIAQTRAQQDYVPRHGQPGPPWQGPR; the protein is encoded by the coding sequence ATGCCCCGACTCGACAGCAAGGCCATCCTCCAGGGCCGCCGTTCGCGCTACTCGATGACCCTCATCCTCGGCACGACCGTCAGCGTCGTGTGCTTGGTCGGGATGCTCGTCTACCTGTGGCTGCTCGCCCTCGCCGGCGGGGAGGCGGCCGGGATCGACGGAGCGACCGGCTTCGCGGTCGCCGTCGCGGCCGCGGTCGTGCCGGTCACCATCCTGGTGCCGTTGATCCTCATGCTCGACCGCATCGAGCCGGAGCCGGGGCAGGTCCTGTTCTTCGCCTTCGTCTGGGGCGCGGGCGTGGCCGTCCTGGTGTCCCTGGTGCTCAACACCTGGGGGCAGGTCAACGTCGCCGTGCCGCTCTTCGGCCAGGACTTGGGCGACTACCTGACCACCTCACTCGTGGCGCCGGTGGTCGAGGAGAGCGCCAAGGGCGTGGTCCTGCTGATCCTGCTGTGGCGCCGCCGCCAGGAGCTGGACAGTCTCACCGACGGGGTGATCTACGCGGGGATGGTGGCCACCGGCTTCGCCTTCACCGAGAACATCCTGTACTTCCTCACCGCGTTCTTCGACGGCACGCTGGTGGCGACGTTCGCCATCCGCGGCCTCGTCGCGCCCTTCGGCCACCCCATCTACACCGCGATGATCGGCATCGGCGTGGCCTACGCCGCGATGCGCACCGGGGCGCTGCGCATGGCCGCCCCCTTCGTCGGATGGGTGGTGGCCGTGGCGCTGCACGGTATGTGGAACGGGTCGACCTACTTCGGCTGGTACGGCCTGGGGGTGGCCTACCTGGTGCTGTTCGTCGTGCTGGTCGGCCTGCTGGTGACCGCCCGCAACGACCGGCGCTCGCAGATCGGGGCGATCAGCCGCTACCTGCCGCCCTACATCCCCACCGGCCTGGTCACCCCCGCCGACATCACCATGCTCAGCTCGATGCAGGGCCGGCGCCGGGCGCGCGACTGGGCGGCCCGCAACGCCGGCCGGCGCGGCCGCGCGGCGATGAAGGAGTACCAGCTCGCGGCCACCGAACTGGCCCTGCTGCACCGCAAGCTGGACACCGGCGTGCCCCGCGAGGACTGGAAGGTGCGCCGCGACTCCTTCCTCGCGCTGATGCACGTGGCCCGCGACGCCTTCCTCGGCCGGGCCCCTCAGCCGGTGGCGCCGGCGTGGACCGAGCGCCCCCACGACTCGGGGTTCCTGCGCCGGTCCGACTTCGCGCACGTCATAGCCCAGACGCGGGCTCAGCAGGACTACGTTCCCCGTCACGGCCAGCCGGGTCCTCCATGGCAGGGTCCGCGCTGA
- a CDS encoding DUF1203 domain-containing protein, with protein MATNTATTASHEVHPITPRVLERLRAGDDAGRARKGFTDGEGGAPLRCCLRGSRAGERIMLVSYAPLRGWARERGVDPGPYDEVGPVFVHAQPCHGPQGTGYPLGLHGPLRVLRAYSAQGRILGGRTVELPEERAGEVDGILAEVFADPAVALVHVRAVVFGCFLAEVRPLR; from the coding sequence ATGGCGACGAACACGGCGACGACCGCATCGCACGAGGTACACCCGATCACCCCGCGCGTCCTGGAACGGCTGCGCGCGGGCGACGACGCCGGACGCGCCCGGAAGGGCTTCACCGACGGAGAGGGCGGTGCCCCGCTGCGCTGCTGCCTGCGCGGGAGCCGGGCCGGCGAGCGCATCATGCTGGTCTCCTACGCCCCGCTGCGGGGCTGGGCCCGGGAGCGGGGCGTGGACCCCGGCCCCTACGACGAGGTCGGCCCCGTCTTCGTCCACGCGCAACCGTGCCACGGGCCGCAGGGCACCGGGTATCCGCTGGGGCTGCACGGGCCCCTGCGGGTTCTGCGCGCCTACAGCGCCCAGGGGCGGATCCTGGGCGGGCGCACCGTGGAACTGCCCGAGGAGCGGGCCGGAGAGGTCGACGGGATCCTGGCGGAGGTGTTCGCCGATCCCGCGGTGGCCCTGGTCCACGTGCGCGCGGTGGTCTTCGGCTGCTTCCTGGCCGAGGTCCGCCCACTGCGCTGA